The bacterium genomic sequence GTAACCCTGCGCGAAGAGCAGGTTAGGAAAGGTATGGCAACTAACCATCGGTTGGTTGCCATACAGTCGCTTGCAAAGCGCACGAAACCTTCTACAAAAGCCCATTATAATAATGACAGGGCAAGAACATGGCCAAGCAACAAACCATCGGCGAATTCCTTTTCGACTACATCCACAAAAAAGGCGCGCGCCACGTCTTCGGCATTCCGGGTGACTTTGCTTTGCCCACCTTCCGCTGGCTGGAAAAAGCCCCGCTTGAGATCATCACCATGACGCACGAGCCCTCCGTCGGCTTCGCCGCCGACGCCTACGCCCGCCAGATGGGCCTTGGCGTGGCGCTGGTCACCTATTGCGTCGGCGGCCTCAACCTGCTCAACCCCGTCGCCTGCGCCTATGCCGAAAAAAGCCCGCTGCTGGTCATCTCCGGCGGCCCGAGCCCGCGTGAGCGCTCCGGCGATACCATGATCCATCACAAGGTCCGCACCTTCGACACCCAGCGCCGCATCTTCGAGGAAGTCACCTGCGCCAACACCGTGCTGACCGACCCCGAAACCGCGGCCAACGAAATCATGCGCGTCATCGATGCCGTGATGGACCAGTGCCGCCCTGGTTACATCGAAGTACCCTACGATGTGGTCGATCTCCCCATTTCTCCGCCGCAGCCCCGCGCCAAAGAAGTCGTCATCTCCGACGCCAAGGTGCTGGAAGCCGGCATCGCCGATGCGGTGGAATTCATCAACAGGGCCAAACAGCCCGTCATCATCGCGGGGGTGGAACTCCACCGCCACGGCATCACCGACAAGGCCGTGGAAATCGCCAAGGCCTTTAACATCCCCATTGCCGCCGACATCCTTTCCAAATCCGTCATCCGCGAGACCAACCCTCACTATATCGGCGTCTTCTCCGGCAACCTGTCGGACCCCAAATGCCAGGAATATGTCGATAAAAGCGATTGCGTCATCCTCCTCGGCACCTTCGTGACAGATGTTTTCTTCGGCTTCATCCCGAACGAACTGGACAAATCCGGCACCATCCTGGTGACCACCGAGAAATGCCGCGTCGGCTACCGCACCTACGACAATGTGCGCATGGATGATTTCATGGACGCGCTGCTGAAAGCCCCCGTGAAAAAGCGCGAGGATTTCGTCAATCCCAACCCCGCCAAAACGATGGAACCGCTTTCCGATGCCGACATGAAGGGCGAGCTGAAAGTGCCGCATTTCTTCAACGTGCTCGCCGCCAACCTGGGCGAGGACGACACGCTCACCTGCGACGTGGGCGATGCGCTTTTCGGCGCGGTGGAACTGCGCACCCGCCAGCGCAGCAATTTCATTGCCGATGCGTTTTACCTCTCCATGGGCTTTGCCGTGCCTGCCGCCCTTGGGGCGATTGCCGCCAAACGCGCCCTAAGCAAGGATGCGGGCAAGGGCATCGGCAACGGTCGCGTCTTTGCACTGGTGGGCGATGGCGCTTTCCAGATGACCGGCATCGAATATTCCTCCGCCGCGCGCTTCAAGATGGCCCCCATTGTGATTGTGATGAACAACGACGGCTACGGCACCCAGCGCCACATCATCGACGGCCCCTTCAACAACCTCCAGCGCTGGAACTATCACAAGGTGCCGGAGATGGTCGGCGTTGGCAAAGGCCTGAAGGTCTCCACACCCGCCGAATTCGACGCCGCGTTGAAAGAAGCCATCGCCAGCGATCAGCCCTACCTGATCGAGGCTATCATCCCGCGCAATTCCAGCAGCAACTCGCTGGTGCGTGTGGGGGAGGGACTCTCCAGCCAGCGCGACGCCACCAAGCGCACAAAAGCCGCTTGATTTTTTAGCGGTTTGGGTCTTTTGTGCCTTCCGCGGTGCAGCATTTGCCTGAACCGCACGGATAGATATTGAGGTAAGATCAATGAAAAAACTCGTCATTTTCCTTCTGGTAATCGCCGCCCTCATCGGCGCGGCCTGGGTAGCCATCCCCATGCTGGTATCGAAGGAAAAGGTCGTGGCCATGGTGGCCGAGCAGGTGAAAGCCAAAACCGGGCGTGACCTGAAAATCACCGGCGATGTCTCCGTCGGCATCTGGCCCAACATCGCCGTCAACCTGGGCGATGTCTCCCTCAGCAACGCCCCCTGGGCGAGCGACCCCACCATGCTGACGATGAAGAAACTCTCCGTCTCGCTTCAGGTGATGCCGCTGCTCAAAAAAGAGATCCGCGTCGATGAACTCACCCTCATCGAGCCGGTCGTGTTTCTGGAAAAGAACGCCAAAGGCCAGGCCAACTGGCAGTTCGAAACCGCCTATGACCTTCTCTCCCGCCGCGTGAACGTGGCCGACAATGCCCCCGCGCAGCAGCAGGCAGGCGCCATTCCCGCGCTGGCCGCCATTTCACTCAGCAAGGTGACGATCGAGAACGGCTCTATCAATTATCAGGACAAGGCCTCCAAAACCGCGCAAAGCGTCCATGAGCTCGACCTCAAGCTGGGGCTGAAGAATCTTTCCGACCCGCTTGAGCTGGACGCCAAGGCCGAGTTCCAGGGCAAGCCCATTTCCGTCAAAGGCAACCTGGCCAGCGTGCAGCGCTATCTGGATGGCGAGGCCCCCGCCGTGAAGGCCGAGCTCACCTATGCCGGTCTGAAAACCGTGTTCGATGGCACGCTCAACCCTTCCACCAAAGCACCTGGCGTGCAGGGCAACATGGTGGTGAATGCCGATAACCTGGCCGATGTCCTCGGCAAATTCGGCATCAAAACCGGCATGCCCGACGGCACGCTGAAAAATTTCATGCTCAAAGGCGCGCTTCGCGCCAACGAAGCCGAAGTGGCGCTGGAACATTCCCACCTGGTGCTGGATGCCGTGGAACTGGACGGCACCATGCGTGCCAACATCGCGGGTAAAACCCCCGCCATCCGCCTGGACCTCGCCGGTCCCGCGCTCGACCTCTCTCCTTATTTCCCGAAAAAGCAAGCCGATGGCTCCGCCTGGATGCCGAGCTGGATCAGCGATGCCCATGCCGAAGCCATGCCCTACAGCACCGAGGCGTTTGACCTGAAAGCGCTGAAAAGCCTGGATTTCGGGGGCAAGTTCAAATTCGGCAAATTGATCTTCCATCAATTCACCCTCAGCAATGTCGTGTCCGATGCCGTGGTGAAAAACGGCCGCGCCAATTTCAGCATTCCCGCCATGCAGCTTTTCAGCGGCGCGGGTGACCTGGAGGTGACGCTGGATGCCAACGGCACGCCCGCCCTCACGCTTGCCAGCAAGCTCACTGGCATTCAGGTCGAGCCGCTGCTGATCGCCCTCAACAACATCGACAAGCTCACCGGCAAGGGCAATGCGGTTATCAACGTTTCCGGCACCGGCACCAGCGTGCAGGGCATCATGAACAGCCTTGGCGGCATGGCGGATATCCGCTTGAAAGACGGCAAGATCAAAGGCATCGACCTGGCCCAGGCCATGCGCGATCTCAAATCCGTCTTCAACCCCGCGCGCGACAGCACCCCCCGTTCTACCGACTTCAGCGAGTTCGGCGGCAGCTTTGCCATCAAACAGGGCGTAGCACATACGGAAGACCTCGCCATGATGGCCCCCTTCGCCCGCCTCACGGCGCAAGGCGATGTGGACATCGCCCGCCAGCGTTTCGACATGAAGGTCCAGCCCCGTGTCGTCGGCTCCATGAAAGGCCAGGGTGGCGAGCTGAACAACAAGGGCCTGATGGTCCCCCTCAAGGTCAGCGGCCCCTTCAACGATCCTTCCATTGCGCCGGACCTGGAAGCCATCCAGAAGGAAGTCTTCAAGCCTGAAAATATCCAAAAAGCCATCCAGGACCCCAAAGCTGCCAAAGAACAGATCAAGGAACTCGGCAAGCAGCTCAACCTGAAAAAGCTCTTTTAGTTAATTTTTTAACTAATTTTTGATGCCGGGACGGTATCCTTCTCTCAACAAGAGAGGGGTTCTTCATGGCCATCCGAACCACGCGCACGGGCAGACTGAATGACGATGTTTCCGATTGCGCCATTCACTTCCATACGGACAGCAATACGTTTGATCTGGTGATCCATGTCAAACCTGCGCTGGGC encodes the following:
- a CDS encoding alpha-keto acid decarboxylase family protein, producing MAKQQTIGEFLFDYIHKKGARHVFGIPGDFALPTFRWLEKAPLEIITMTHEPSVGFAADAYARQMGLGVALVTYCVGGLNLLNPVACAYAEKSPLLVISGGPSPRERSGDTMIHHKVRTFDTQRRIFEEVTCANTVLTDPETAANEIMRVIDAVMDQCRPGYIEVPYDVVDLPISPPQPRAKEVVISDAKVLEAGIADAVEFINRAKQPVIIAGVELHRHGITDKAVEIAKAFNIPIAADILSKSVIRETNPHYIGVFSGNLSDPKCQEYVDKSDCVILLGTFVTDVFFGFIPNELDKSGTILVTTEKCRVGYRTYDNVRMDDFMDALLKAPVKKREDFVNPNPAKTMEPLSDADMKGELKVPHFFNVLAANLGEDDTLTCDVGDALFGAVELRTRQRSNFIADAFYLSMGFAVPAALGAIAAKRALSKDAGKGIGNGRVFALVGDGAFQMTGIEYSSAARFKMAPIVIVMNNDGYGTQRHIIDGPFNNLQRWNYHKVPEMVGVGKGLKVSTPAEFDAALKEAIASDQPYLIEAIIPRNSSSNSLVRVGEGLSSQRDATKRTKAA
- a CDS encoding AsmA family protein; protein product: MKKLVIFLLVIAALIGAAWVAIPMLVSKEKVVAMVAEQVKAKTGRDLKITGDVSVGIWPNIAVNLGDVSLSNAPWASDPTMLTMKKLSVSLQVMPLLKKEIRVDELTLIEPVVFLEKNAKGQANWQFETAYDLLSRRVNVADNAPAQQQAGAIPALAAISLSKVTIENGSINYQDKASKTAQSVHELDLKLGLKNLSDPLELDAKAEFQGKPISVKGNLASVQRYLDGEAPAVKAELTYAGLKTVFDGTLNPSTKAPGVQGNMVVNADNLADVLGKFGIKTGMPDGTLKNFMLKGALRANEAEVALEHSHLVLDAVELDGTMRANIAGKTPAIRLDLAGPALDLSPYFPKKQADGSAWMPSWISDAHAEAMPYSTEAFDLKALKSLDFGGKFKFGKLIFHQFTLSNVVSDAVVKNGRANFSIPAMQLFSGAGDLEVTLDANGTPALTLASKLTGIQVEPLLIALNNIDKLTGKGNAVINVSGTGTSVQGIMNSLGGMADIRLKDGKIKGIDLAQAMRDLKSVFNPARDSTPRSTDFSEFGGSFAIKQGVAHTEDLAMMAPFARLTAQGDVDIARQRFDMKVQPRVVGSMKGQGGELNNKGLMVPLKVSGPFNDPSIAPDLEAIQKEVFKPENIQKAIQDPKAAKEQIKELGKQLNLKKLF